The following proteins are encoded in a genomic region of Neospora caninum Liverpool complete genome, chromosome XI:
- a CDS encoding putative phosphoethanolamine cytidylyltransferase: MTAVAASGVPGPGRSGALASSSERWPSSPFISSSYLHKLIFLYLRINADETLSATLRHWRSSCCQCASPLSASLHASSLSAARSSVSTLSACPRGGSSSCGYCGCGGEKAAESPSGEGVSPPCCFCCCVRDPKWTAEADAEFSALRAHLLQFVARGEASADLHSDASRLGEKQAGAESPSVLTLPRDSTGENRAEGSSRDCTFAASRERTQTDNVDADAGLGGHWSQTDSAHVGKLEAAVSRGLPAEAETGRDAPGLCGAKEERKTGTNVKACHRAPSPQEQETRCSDVVSHCGSEEATRVEQEERTHVTLSTIQMQDAGARTPEKTGRDDRGVPDGERRVHASCSGLSGDTAPEKTLGELSVRRGSQSRFSGVDVFETKTRAVQCADVAEAAGSFAQLRSEAGATSSASAAVSSSASGRDMARAACWATVAGVAGLQNSVSSPPHSVSCARSSLDCVPAYHWNALPPVLPVSDACSAPLTAVSPSPSSPLASLSEWQTPRPSPLSEETEEGARASAAALSRPSSGAFRAALSPSRWPVCLSPQLSPFRAGPACGPGAPIRIYVDGVFDLLHSGHFNALRQARQLGGKLVVGICSDAATFAAKKCRPIYTETERAEIVRGCKWVDEVIVGTPYEVSVQMLDRLNCAFAAHGDDWVVGADGTDAYAGPRQAGRMKLFKRTEGISTSTIVSRLLQATANVEQRRRRGAAALGDDLFEGEKPVKSTLSRNQAVTQPTRVQRFARDSLREQKESLLTCSCGSKKREKDDRGADEDKRRHRDEKHGKRSDGAREAPESDSPSARAGEELGERGGSDAGSSANLSSFSFSSSDGEGGKSNGESGARKRQGRRESWSGSDRRHCSFGGSPAERERNANEEREKKCCSVRGRHRPRKPQDPEERRMLMSTKRLLQFIGQPKRPKKGGKIVYVDGSFDVFHVGHLRILEKAKQLGDYLIVGIHDDETVARVKGAGFPVLNLHERALNVLAMRVVDEVIIGAPWVIPHYMLKQFQIDVVVRGSRIDSIAYSFSEDARSDAAGESGPAERRREKGDTASGREGSCSPGVFSSGEEEDNEEAVDPYRVPKELGVYREVESSSSWTTRELVERILANRKALMETIETRCGQSRRPRLPHSTTHLKNKNRNIKCL, encoded by the exons ATGACAGCGGTGGCGGCTTCAGGCGTGCCCGGCCCCGGCCGGTCCGGTGCTTtggcttcctcttccgagAGGtggccgtcttctcccttcatTTCTTCTTCGTATCTCCACAAACTGATCTTCCTCTACCTGCGAATAAACGCCGATGAAACGCTCTCGGCGACGCTTCGACACTGGCGGTCCTCCTGCTGCCAGTGCGCGTCCCCGTTGTcagcctctctccacgcctcgtctctctctgccgctcgctcttctgtgtcGACTCTTTCTGCGTGCCCGCGCGGAGGGAGCAGCTCGTGCGGATATTGCGGGTgcgggggagagaaggctgcCGAAAGCCCGAGCGGCGAGGGTGTCTCCCCTCCGTGCTGCTTCTGTTGCTGCGTAAGAGACCCAAAGTGGACGGCCGAGGCCGACGCGGAGTTCTCGGCTTTGCGAGCGCACCTGCTTCAGTTTGTTGCTCGCGGCGAAGCTTCGGCGGACCTGCATTCGGATGCATCGCGTCTGggcgagaaacaggcagGGGCAGAAAGTCCAAGTGTTCTCACTCTTCCGCGTGACTCGACCGGCGAGAACAGAGCCGAGGGAAGTTCCAGAGACTGCACgttcgcggcgtctcgtgAACGCACACAAACCGACAACGTggacgcagacgcaggccTCGGGGGACACTGGAGCCAGACGGACAGCGCGCACGTGGGAAAACTGGaagctgctgtctctcgtgggCTCCCcgcggaagcggagacgggacGGGACGCTCCGGGGCTGTgcggggcgaaggaagagcgaaagacaggCACAAACGTGAAGGCGTGCCATCGAGCTCCGTCTCCGCaagaacaggagacgcgcTGCAGCGACGTGGTCTCGCACTGTGGCAGCGAAGAGGCAACGCGCGTCGAgcaagaggaaaggacacaCGTGACGCTGTCGACCATTCAGATGCAGGATGCAGGTGCCCGCACGCCAGAGAAGACCGGAAGAGACGATCGCGGTGTTCCAGACGGCGAGCGTCGCGTTCACGCGTCGTGTTCCGGACTTTCTGGAGACACGGCGCCGGAGAAAACGCTTGGAGAACTTTCTGTGCGTCGAGGAAGCCAAAGCCGCTTCAGTGGAGTAGACGTGTTTGAAACCAAGACGCGAGCGGTACAGTGTGCAGACGTTGCGGAGGCAGCCGGGAGCTTCGCCCAGCTCCGTTCTGAGGCAGGAGCGACTTCAAGCGCTtccgctgctgtctcttcgagCGCTTCTGGACGCGATATGGCACGTGCGGCGTGTTGGGCGACTGTCGCCGGTGTTGCCGGTCTCCAGAACTCTGTCTCTAGTCCGCCACACTCTGTCTCTTGTGCGCGGTCCTCCCTGGACTGCGTGCCCGCCTACCACTGGAACGCCCTTCCTCCGGTGCTTCCGGTTTCCGACGCCTGCTCCGCCCCTCTCacagctgtctctccgtctccttcgtctccactgGCCTCGCTTTCTGAGTGGCAAACGCCCCGGCCGTCCCCGTTGTCTGAGGAGACTGAGGAGGGTgctcgcgcctccgctgctGCGCTTTCCCGGCCCTCTTCTGGCGCCTTCCGCGcagctctgtctccgtcgcgctggccagtgtgtctgtctccgcaaCTGTCCCCTTTCCGAGCCGGTCCCGCGTGCGGGCCGGGTGCCCCGATTCGCATCTACGTCGACGGCGTCTTCGATCTCCTGCATTCGGGCCACTTCAACGCGCTCCGCCAGGCGCGGCAACTGGGCGGGAAGTTGGTCGTGGGCATCTgcagcgacgcagcgacGTTTGCCGCGAAAAAGTGCAGGCCGATCTACACGGAGACGGAGCGCGCGGAAATCGTCCGCGGCTGCAAGTGGGTTGACGAAGTCATTGTCGGCACACCCTacgaggtgtctgtacagatGCTGGATCGGCTGAACTGCGCGTTCGCGGCGCACGGCGACGACTGGGTAGTGGGGGCGGACGGCACCGACGCGTACGCGGGCCCGAGACAGGCGGGGCGCATGAAACTGTTCAAGCGAACGGAAGGGATCAGCACGTCTACGATTGTCTCGCGGCTCCtccaggcgacggcgaacgTCGAGCAGCGCCGCAGACGCGGGGCCGCCGCTCTCGGGGACGATCTTttcgaaggagagaagccggtGAAGTCTACGCTGAGCAGAAACCAGGCGGTGACGCAGCCGACGCGGGTCCAGCGCTTCGCCAGAGACTCGCTGCGCGAACAGAAGGAGAGTTTGTTAACCTGCTCGTGCGGAAGCAAGAAGCGTGAGAAGGACGACCGGGGCGCGGACGAGgacaaacggagacaccgggacGAGAAGCACGGCaagaggagcgacggcgcgcgggAGGCGCCTGAGTCGGACAGCCCAAGCGCCCGGGCGGGCGAAGAActcggcgagcgaggcgggagcgaTGCGGGATCTTCGGCAAACTTGTCgagtttctccttctcgtccagcgacggcgagggcggaaAGAGCaatggagagagcggggcCCGAAAGAGACAAGGGCGCCGGGAGAGCTGGAGCGGGAGCGACCGGAGACACTGCAGTTTCGGCGGATCGCCTgcggaacgagaaagaaacgcgaacgaagagagagaaaagaagtgcTGCTCAGTCCGCGGTCGCCATCGCCCGCGAAAACCGCAAGACCCTGAGGAGCGCAGAATGCTCATGTCCACGAAGCGACTCCTCCAGTTCATCGGACAGCCGAAACGCCCCaagaaaggcgggaaaaTCGTATACGTTGACGGATCCTTCGACGTCTTCCATG tGGGTCATTTGCGCATTTTGGAGAAGGCCAAGCAGCTGGGAGATTATCTGATCGTCGGCATTCACG ACGATGAGACTGTCGCGAGAGTCAAGGGCGCGGGCTTCCCAGTGCTGAACCTCCACGAGCGAGCGCTGAACGTCCTCG cCATGCGAGTCGTGGACGAGGTGATCATTGGCGCCCCATGGGTGATTCCGCACTACATGCTGAAGCAGTTTCAGATCGACGTGGTCGTGCGCGGCAGTCGAATTGACTCCATCGCCTACTCGTTTTCTGAAGACGCACGCAGCGACgcggcaggagagagcggtcccgcggagcgccggcgcgagaagggcgaCACGGCAAGTGGACGCGAAGGCTCCTGCTCTCCGGGAGTCTTCTCgtctggagaggaagaagacaacgaagaagCTGTGGACCCGTATCGCGTGCCAAAGGAACTCGGCGTGTACCGAGAAGTGGAAAGTTCTTCGTCGTGGACCACCCGAGAGCTCGTCGAACGCATTCTTGCCAACCGAAAGGCGCTGATGGAAACCATCGAAACCAGGTGCGGACAATCAAGACGACCGAGGCTACCACACTCAACGACCCACCTGAAAAACAAGAACCGGAACATCAAGTGTCTCTAG